GCAGTACGGGCACGTTGGCATACTATGTTATACGGTGCCACGGAACAAAACTCGTTCTGTCGAACTGACTCCAGTATCGTTTTATCCTCCCGCCCGTGTAGGTTCCCCCAGTGTGAAAGGACAGGAATGGTACCAGGCCGACGACGTCGCCCAGGAGTACGACGAGAAGCGATTCTCACGCGGCGGGCAGCTAATCGACCGCCGAGAGAAAGCCGCGGTCCTCGACGCGCTCGGTCCGCTCGAGGATCAGGACGTACTCGAGATCGCCTGTGGTACCGGGCGATTCACGGTGATGCTGGCCCAGGAGGGGGCACACGTCGTCGGGCTCGACATCTCTGCAGCGATGTTACAGCAAGGACGTCGAAAAGCGAAAGTGGCCGACGTCTCGGGAACGCTCGAGTTTCTCCGCGGTGACGCGGGCCGGCTTCCGTTTCCGGACGACCACTTCGATACCGTCGTCGCGATGCGCTTTTTCCACCTCGCGGACGACCCGGCGGCGTTCCTGAGTGAGATGAAACGCGTCTCCCGCGAGCGGATCGTCTTCGACACGTTCAACCGATTCAGTACACGAAGCGTCTACAACTGGGCGCTGCCGATGGGATCGCGACTGTACTCGAAGAGCGAAGTGAGCATCTTGCTGGCGAAAAACGGTCTCGAACTGATCGACGTCCAGGACGACTTCATCGTCCCCTACGGACTCTATCGGGCGATCCCGAACGCGTTCGCGTCGCCGATTCGAACGATCGACCGGGCGATCGGTCGACTCCCACTGAGCGACCATCTGATGTCGGTCTCGTACTGGAACGCCAGGCTTTGAGACGGCGTTATCCCGTCATGTCATATGTATTGACTGTGTCGACGCGAACCCGGTCTATTTTTAGTATCGGTGTCGATTACACGTTCGTATGGACGTGACGCTCTCGGTGGTCGTCTCGACGCTGAACGACCGGGAGCGGTTGCTCTCGTGCCTGGACGCCCTCGCTGACCGGCTCCCGGCCTCGAGCGAAGTGATCGTCGTCAACGGACCGTCCTCGGACGGGACGACGGGGGCCGTCCGCGAGCGCGACGACGTCGATGTGCTGGTCGAGATTTCGGATCGCGCCCTCAACGTCTCGCGGAACGCGGGCCTCGAGGCGGCGACAGGCGACGTTGTCGTCTTCCTCACCGGCGAGTACGTCGTCGAACCCGGGTGGTACGACGCCCTCGAGACGGCCATCACTGGTCACGCAGAGGTCGTCACGGGCCCAATCCGGGGTCGAACGGATCGCGGTCCGCGAGGGACCGATTCGACGTCGGTCGTCGGCCGGTCGGTCACCCTCTTCGAGGGCGCCAACGTCGCGTTCGACCGATCGGTGCTCGAGGCCCTCGACGGATTCGACGAGTACGTGCCCACCGCGGGCGCCCAGGACTGCTCACATCGACTCGCCGGCCTGGACGTCGGCGTGACCTGGCTCCCCGAGATGGCGGTCCGAAGTGAGGTTGGAACCGACGGCGGCACGCTCGACCGGAACTGGGGTGACCGGTACCGGTCGCTCGGCTATCGACTGACCAAGAACTACGGGCCCAGACCGACTGCACTCGGTCGCCTCGTCTGTCGGGCGATCGCTGACGCCGCGAGCGGTGTTCGTGGCATCCTCTCGGGGGAGGGGACACCGACGAACTGGCTCGGAAACGGGGTCGACGTGCTCCAGGGATCGGCCCGCGGCCTCGTCGATGGGCTTCGAGCCCGCTACGACGATCGGACCTCGAAACGAAACCCAAACGGAGTCTCGACGCGCCACGATCGAGCCGTCCGCGTGTACGACCGTCGGTCCGCCGATGGCGAGAATCCGGACGCTGCTCCGGAGTGACCGAGACGGGCAACCTGGCGACGCGTACGGAGTGAGAATCCTTATACCCGATCGCTGAGAATCGCCGTACATGACGACTCTCGAGTCACCTGGCCCGACTGTCGGCGTCGTCGGCGGCGGGCAACTCGGCCGGATGCTCGCCGAGGCCGCCTCGCCGCTCGGCGTCGACGTGCTCGTCCTGGATCCGACGCCCGACTGCCCGGCCGCGGGCGTCAGCCGCGACCAGCTCGTGGGGGACTTCGACGACGAGGCCGGAATCCGCGACCTCGCCGAGCGATCGGACGTCCTCACTTTCGAGATCGAACTCGCCGACCAGGACGCCCTCGAGCGCGTCCGCGAAGAGACCGGCGTCCCCGTTCACCCCGATCCGGCGACGCTGCGGACGATTCACGACAAACTGATTCAGAAGCGCGAACTCGAGGCCGCCGGAGTACC
This region of Natronosalvus halobius genomic DNA includes:
- a CDS encoding class I SAM-dependent methyltransferase, whose protein sequence is MKGQEWYQADDVAQEYDEKRFSRGGQLIDRREKAAVLDALGPLEDQDVLEIACGTGRFTVMLAQEGAHVVGLDISAAMLQQGRRKAKVADVSGTLEFLRGDAGRLPFPDDHFDTVVAMRFFHLADDPAAFLSEMKRVSRERIVFDTFNRFSTRSVYNWALPMGSRLYSKSEVSILLAKNGLELIDVQDDFIVPYGLYRAIPNAFASPIRTIDRAIGRLPLSDHLMSVSYWNARL
- a CDS encoding glycosyltransferase family 2 protein, with the translated sequence MTLSVVVSTLNDRERLLSCLDALADRLPASSEVIVVNGPSSDGTTGAVRERDDVDVLVEISDRALNVSRNAGLEAATGDVVVFLTGEYVVEPGWYDALETAITGHAEVVTGPIRGRTDRGPRGTDSTSVVGRSVTLFEGANVAFDRSVLEALDGFDEYVPTAGAQDCSHRLAGLDVGVTWLPEMAVRSEVGTDGGTLDRNWGDRYRSLGYRLTKNYGPRPTALGRLVCRAIADAASGVRGILSGEGTPTNWLGNGVDVLQGSARGLVDGLRARYDDRTSKRNPNGVSTRHDRAVRVYDRRSADGENPDAAPE